A single region of the Cryptococcus decagattii chromosome 4, complete sequence genome encodes:
- a CDS encoding methionine aminopeptidase, type II: MSPVAMPKVEDLTISEEKVEKEPEVVEGEEENDDDEEGEGEEGPNTGDAKKKKKKKKSKKKKSATVTQSEPPRVGLTKIFKNGVFPVGEEVEYKNDTTSRITSAEARERERLAQEDPSTRYANIRRAGEVHRQVRAYAQKAIKPGMTMTEIANLIEDGTRAVVEENGFESGIGFPTGLSVNEVAAHYTPNPGDKQVLQQHDVMKVDFGVHVNGRIVDSAFTMSFEPTWDKLLEAVKDATNTGIREAGIDVRMCDIGEAIQEVMESYEVEVNGKVYPVKSISNLNGHSITPYTIHGGIGTRPGKSVPIVKQHGTDKDETKMEEGEYFAIETFGSTGRGRVIEEGACSHYALNAAAPEKYQGHHQSAKSLLASVKRNFGTLPFCRRYLDHVGEKNYLLALNTLVREDFIADYPPLVDPQPGAMTAQFEHTILLRPTCKEVVSRGDDY; this comes from the exons ATGTCACCGGTAGCTATGCCCAAGGTCGAGGACCTCACAATCTCCGAAGAAAAGGTGGAAAAGGAGCCCGAAGTCGTTGAaggtgaggaggagaatgacgatgacgaagaaggtgaaggtgaagaaggccCCAACACAGGAG ATgccaagaagaaaaaaaagaagaagaagt ccaagaagaagaagtctGCTACTGTAACCCAATCTGAGCCCCCTCGAGTGGGTCTCACCAAGATCTTCAAGAATGGCGTGTTCCCTGTAGGTGAGGAGGTGGAGTACAAGAATGA CACAACGTCTCGAATAACTTCCGCCGAGGCTCGTGAGCGCGAACGACTTGCTCAAGAAGACCCTTCCACCCGATATGCCAACATTCGACGCGCAGGTGAAGTTCACCGACAGGTTCGCGCGTACGCTCAGAAAGCCATCAAGCCTGGTATGACCATGACGGAGATTGCCAACTTGATTGAGGACGGAACCAGGGCCGTAGTTGAGGAGAACGGTTTTGAAAGTGGTATTGGTTTTCCCACTGGTCTGAGCGTTAACGAGGTGGCCGCCCACTACACTCCTAACCCAGGAGACAAGCAGG TGCTGCAGCAGCATGACGTGATGAAGGTTGATTTTGGTGTTCACGTCAACGGTAGAATAGTCGATTCCGCTTTCACCATGAGCTTTGAGCCTACGTGGGACAAGTTGCTTGAAGCTGTGAAGGATGCAACCAACACTGGTATTCGG GAGGCAGGTATCGATGTTCGAATGTGCGACATTGGCGAGGCCATCCAAGAGGTAATGGAGTCCTACGAAGTTGAGGTGAACGGGAAAGTCTATCCAG TCAAATCTATCAGTAACCTCAATGGCCACTCCATCACCCCCTACACCATCCACGGAGGTATCGGCACCCGACCGGGCAAGTCTGTCCCTATTGTCAAGCAACACGGTACCGATAAGGATGAGAcaaagatggaggaaggcGAGTATTTTGCCATTGAGACTTTCGGTAGTACTGGTCGGGGTAGAGTCATCGAAGAGGGAGCCTGTTCTCATTATGCGCTAAACGCTGCGGCGCCGGAAAAGTACCAGGGCCA CCACCAATCTGCAAAGTCTCTCTTGGCGTCTGTAAAGAGAAACTTTGGGACTCTGCCATTCTGTAGGCGATATCTCGACCACGTGGGAGAGAAGAACTACCTTTTGGCC TTAAACACTCTTGTTCGAGAAGACTTTATTGCTGATTATCCTCCCCTCGTTGACCCTCAACCTGGTGCCATGACTGCTCAATTT GAGCACACGATCTTGTTGAGGCCCACTTGTAAAGAGGTTGTTTCTCGGGGCGATGACTATTAG
- a CDS encoding rRNA biogenesis protein RRP36, producing MATASSSKPNGAASLKQSNKTVREPSPDDEFLESDSEVDEFAEGFQPGLAEEYSDDEDDDHEDEEGYEDEESEEGGNARWEPDNWDENEDTVSESGSGDDDDESAELRKLQSNLNSLPLSTLAKVQQSLSRKSSSTSSHGQSKEEKLALMKSKLAQMQRNKGKTVAIPDADSHGFKSRTQESDEESDSGPETTSSTKRGSKHAPALLSTKKQVSRKRQVIEVSKPERRDPRFSSVSAGHANVDLHSKSYSFLPDLLHQELSGLKEAVAAAKKAEKNCPWAEKPMRTAERERLEVQMGQVRTKLVRTEKEAMEREVLAKAKREEREKRSQGKGAWFMKKGEKKDLLLKARFETLEKQGGKSAVKKLVEKKRKKLASKEKKSRPFAKGAEGMGQDIKRRRVA from the exons ATGGCTACTgcatcatcctccaaacCTAATGGGGCAGCTAGCCTCAAGCAATCGAACAAGACAGTTAGGGAACCTTCCCCGGACGACGAATTCTTGGAGTCGGACTCTGAAGTCGACGAATTTGCGGAGGGGTTTCAGCCAGGATTGGCGGAAGAGTATTccgatgatgaggacgacgaccatgaagatgaggagggttatgaagatgaagaaagtgaagagggaggaaatGCAAGATGGGAACCCGACAACTGGGACGAAAACGAGGACACTGTCTCTGAAAGTGGGAGCGgcgatgacgatgatgagagTGCCGAGTTG AGGAAGCTCCAAAGTA ACCTCAACTCATTACCACTTTCAACCCTTGCCAAAGTGCAACAATCCCTCTCACGcaaatcatcttcaacttcttcccatGGCCaaagcaaagaagaaaaacTTGCCCTGATGAAATCCAAACTTGCTCAAATGCAACGAAACAAGGGCAAAACCGTTGCTATTCCAGATGCCGACAGTCATGGGTTTAAATCAAGGACACAGGAATCTGATGAGGAGAGTGACTCTGGGCCGGAAACTACTTCGTCCACGAAAAGAGGCAGTAAACACGC TCCGGCCCTACTGAGTACCAAAAAGCAGGTGTCTCGTAAACGGCAAGTCATAGAGGTCTCTAAACCGGAACGCCGCGACCCACGTTTTTCCTCCGTCTCTGCAGGTCATGCGAATGTAGATCTTCATTCAAAATCATACTCTTTCCTGCCTGACCTTCTCCACCAAGAGCTTTCTGGATTAAAGGAAGCCGTGGCTGCTGCTAAGAAGGCTGAAAAGAATTGTCCCTGGGCCGAAAAGCCAATGAGAACTGCTGAACGAGAAAGGCTTGAAGTGCAAATGGGGCAGGTTAGGACAAAACTAGTACGAACAGAGAAGGAAGCTATGGAGAGGGAAGTTTTAGCCAAGgcaaagagagaagaacgagagaagagaagccAGGGCAAGGGCGCATGGTTCATGAAAAAGG gggagaagaaagactTACTCCTCAAAGCGCGCTTCGAGACACTCGAGAAGCAAGGGGGAAAATCAGCTGTCAAAAagctggtggagaagaaaaggaagaaactTGCGAgcaaggagaaaaagagcCGACCCTTTGCAAAAGGAGCAGAGGGAATGGGCCAGGATATCAAGAGGCGAAGAGTTGCTTAA